The Ancylothrix sp. D3o DNA segment TGGGGTGGCGGTGTCTGCCGGCCTGGTGAGTTTTGCCTTGGGCACGGATACGGCGGGATCGGGTCGTGTGCCGGCGGCGTTTACAAATATTGTCGGATTGAAGCCAACGAAGGGACTCCTCAGTACGCGGGGAGTGGTGCCGGCGGTACGCAGTTTAGATTGTGTATCAATTTTTGCTCTCACTTGTCGAGATGCGGAGGCGATTTTGCAAGTTGCGGCGGGTTTTGATGTAGAGGATGCTTTTTCTCGATTGGCGCCGGTGACAAATTTGCCGGAAAACAAAAATTTAAGGGTAGGAATTCCGGGGGAAAGTTATTTAAATTTCTTCGGAAATTTGGAAGCCGAAAAACGCTATCGAGAAGCAATTGATCGCTTACAAAAATTAGGTAATCAAATTGTAGAAATTGATTTCAAAGCCTTTGCAGAAACCGCCCCTTTATTGTATGATGGCCCTTGGGTAGCGGAAAGATTGGCAGCCGTTGGTGAGTTTTTGATGCAGAATAAAGACGCGGTTGATCCTATCGTTTATGAGATTATTTCTGGGGGTAGCCGGTTTGATGCTGTGACAACTTTTAAAAGCTTTTATCACTTAGCAGAATTGAAGCGTCAGGCAGAAATTCAATGGCAATCAATGGATGTTTTAGCCCTTCCCACCACCGGCACAATTTATAGCGTCGAAGAAGTGCAAAAAGAACCCTTTTTACTCAATCGCAATTTGGGACTTTATACCAATTTTGTCAATTTACTTGATTTGGCAGCAATTGCTTTACCGAGTGGATTTCAAAATAATAAATTGCCCACAGGAATAACATTGATGGCACCGGCATGGAACGATGCTTTTTTGTGCCGGTTGGGTGCAATACTTCATGCTGAGTTGGGTGGAAAATTAGGCGCAACAAATGTTTTGCTTTAGGCGCAATATCGGGGTAAAATTAAGACAAAATTTGATAGGAAGCAGAGGATGGAAGAAAGAATCAAAATTGCTGTGGTTGGGGCCCATTTAACCGGCCAGCCTCTCAATTATCAACTAACAGATGAGGGTGGAACTTTGGTAAAAAGTTGCAAAACCAGTCCTATTTACCGGCTTTATGCCCTCACCGGCACAAATATTCCAAAACCCGGTTTAATTCGTCAAGGAAATGGCGAAG contains these protein-coding regions:
- the atzF gene encoding allophanate hydrolase; this encodes MNSNEFLSLDLRSLAAVYNSGKLTPANVIELVYERIEKYADPAVWTCLIPPAESLERAENLMAQNAKNLPLYGVPFAIKDNIDLANVPTTAGCPAFAYIPERSATVVEKLCAAGAIPIGKTNMDQFATGLVGTRTPYKTCRNPFDSRYIPGGSSSGSGVAVSAGLVSFALGTDTAGSGRVPAAFTNIVGLKPTKGLLSTRGVVPAVRSLDCVSIFALTCRDAEAILQVAAGFDVEDAFSRLAPVTNLPENKNLRVGIPGESYLNFFGNLEAEKRYREAIDRLQKLGNQIVEIDFKAFAETAPLLYDGPWVAERLAAVGEFLMQNKDAVDPIVYEIISGGSRFDAVTTFKSFYHLAELKRQAEIQWQSMDVLALPTTGTIYSVEEVQKEPFLLNRNLGLYTNFVNLLDLAAIALPSGFQNNKLPTGITLMAPAWNDAFLCRLGAILHAELGGKLGATNVLL